The nucleotide window CACGGTAAACCCTACTACCTAAATAATTGtaacattttttgcaaaaagtaaATGATGCACATTTGTTTGTAAAAGGCAGGGTCCAACTGAAAAAGTGGCTGAGTGAAGGGAAAAGTGTTCAGAAGATGAGTTGCGTCCAGAAGGTTGTCGAGCAAGCAGCTTGACTTTCAGCTCAATTGAAGTCAAGGCAAGGATGGTATAAAAAACAACTGTGAAAacagaaaacgaattaaaaaaaacaaaaaaaggtttacttaaaaaattataaagcttTTGTCTTGTATTTacaaaaagcaaaattaaaagcTAGTTTTCCTGAtataaaacttaaataaaaattcaaattaaacTTCATCTTGCTTGCTCTTCTTGTCTGAAGCATGTGAAATAATattagtttgattttttgttttcctCTGATACACACATAATCTTGCGCATTATCTTGGGTGGGTTATCTTCCGTATGGGTGATATCCTCGTGGTGTAGATATAGCGGCATCGCCGGCAGAGATGGATGTGGCGGTTGAATACACAACATGAGGATCTGCAGAACCAGCTATCGGTTGTTGTCCTGCACCAAGTAAGTGTGTACGTGTCGGTCCAAAAGTCGATGTCTCACTGGCGTACGCGGTGCCTATGGCTAAAGAAACGAGATCacattaaaaattgtaaaaattaaactaGATCTGAACAACTCAGACACTAAAAATTCCGATAGAGATATTTTCACACAGGATAAAACAGAATGAGCGCATTTTCACAATAGCATAGCAAGTGATCGATTACCTAGTGCACCATTTGCAGCTAACATATCTGACGTCACAATACCTGGCCGTTGAACTTGAGGCgatgttaaaatttgttgtcCGCCGGCTCCTCCAATCAGCGTCATTCCAGCGTATTGATTTGCACCCATGGAAGTTACTACGCCCGCAGCGCCACCCAAGGCGAGTCCACCTGCACCTGCTATAAAATTCAAAGGCGTTAGTATACAGGGTGTTGGGCtacttttgtaaataaaattccttattttttacaaaacacaCGGATTATAAAAACACAAGCACAGGGCTTGAAACATTGGATTTATCATTCCctatcacttaaatataaaaaggAATACAAGAATTCtgattgtcaattttttttcaaaattttctagaGTTTTAACGTGGTTCTGTTTACAAGTTGGTCGTGCAGGTAACTTTACAACATATATACTTTAGCATGCCTTAAAAATAGGACAGCCATTCTTACCCATAACAGGGAGTTGATAGTAGGTGTTAGTTGCTGGATCAAACACATATCCTCCCCCAGCGGCAGCAGCTGGCATTTGAACTAAAATGAGAGAAAATGACATTTAACGTCCTGCACAAGAATATACGCGCACCTTATTCCGACCAGATACAGTGCGAATTTATTTTGATGATGGCTAAAAACTGGGTCTAATGAGATGGCTTAAGCGTAacaaatttaatgttttgtcaaattttGGTTGCCATTAAATTTGATGATAATGGTATTAGAGAAAAGGATTTGGAAATTGGTGACTTAATTAGCAAAGCTAGGCagactaaaaaataataaatcataCCTGCATATTGCGGTACACCAGCAGCACCTTGTGGAATGATCACTTGAGGAGAAGCATACGTGCCGTAACCAGACACAGTAGCTATGGTACCCGGCTGTACTTGTGCTCCATTCATTCTTCCATTACCACGACTGTAACCTATTCCAGTAATATTAGGATATCAACTTAGTTGAATATGTCTACTTTGTactaaaatttatattataatgtCAAAATGGTAGCTGCCAGTGGTGAAAGGCGAAATCCTGTGGAggtttccacgggctaacgtcTAGTCCTATATaccttctttttaaaaaatatactttttgggTTCAGTCTAAAAGTTTCTTCACTTTAAAGAAAACTTGCCGTTTTCCACGTCTAAGATGTTTTTGAGAGAGACATGTCATTTAAAACAGGCGTCGAGAATTTTTTCTCTATTTAAATTTCGGCAACTTTTTCTGAATTAAATATCAAGATTCAACTATTAGGATAAAAGTCACTTTTTCCTGACAATCTACGCTTGGATGGGGGAAAAGTTTGCCTTTCCTCAGTTCTATGCAGAACAAAATTTCCTCACCTTCTAGTCGTTTCTTGTTAAGATGAGCCTGTTGTTCATCGGTTCCCTTTACTTCAACctgcaagaaaaaacaaattttttatcgACTTGTCTAAGAAAGTGGGTAAAGCAGATGGAGTATCAactaaaggctgaaatacacaatCAGAGTCACAATGgtttagatttttaaataacTACAAAGCTAAAAAAgctttcaaaattttcaaagtttaaaatattgtgaaaataaataattttttgtgttttatagTTAAGTTAACAAGTTAAAAATAGCTGTGAGATATCTAAATATGactaaaattgacaaaaaaaggtaaaaatacaAAGTTCTTAGTCAAAAGGATATATAATAAGAAAACAGCTAAAATAACTAGAATCTAGTTTAGAATATATgaaactgaaaattttaaattatatggAGAATGATCATAAACTAAAACCTTAGAGACAATGAAATGAAAAtactaaaatagttttaaaagactaaatataaaaaaactacgAAATACTACTCAATCCACACCGTTTTTCCATTGATCTGATGATATCGATCTTTCGTCACAGCAGCAACAGAATCAAAAGTTTCGAAGCCAACAAAAGCAAAGCCTATTGCAATATTACACAATGAGGAAAACACATACATATTTTGGAAAAGCCCTATCTTTACTTAAATGTAAAttgttacatttaaaaattataaaactatGTTCGAAGCTAATGTTATAAAATACAATGACTAAACcaataattcaaaacaaaacGAAAGCACCTAGGAAAAGCAAAAAACATATTGAATGTTAAAAGAAAGATATATGTAtattaaatatacaaaaaatgactaaaaataacaacaaaaaacaggGTGGCCAGAAAATGTTTGCGCataaaaaattgcttattttgtGAGATTAAAATTTCCACTCTGATAGATGATAGGTAATTTTTAAACAGCAAAATTCGCTGAATTTTCCCCGACTTTCTTATGTAATTTTACAATTCCCCAACTTTTCCAAAGTTAAAGATTGCTGGCCACCCTCAAAAAGttaaggaaaatatttttttaattaaattcctACAACCATATGTTGAGATCTTGCAGAAAAAAAACCATAGAACAACACACAGGATCGTTCGATGCATACCTTTAGGGCATTTATAAACATGGTGATGTGGCATATCAACTTGAACAACCTAAACGGAGGAATACAACAAAATAAGTACCTCGAGGATTTTGTGTGTTGTAATCACGAGGCATATCAACTCCAATTACCTAAACAAGATTGATGGGCACACTGAATTACATACTAAGGCGAAAAGGTACTAGGGGAGGGGGGTGTCCATTAACAGTAGCAACAGTATAAGCAACAAAAATTTTGACAGAGATTTAATGTTGCTTAAATTTCTGTATTTTACAGGCTTGATCGTTGCTTACTTGTTACTTGTTGACTATATCTACTCCCAGAGACCAAATTGTCTAAGTAACTTCAGACTGGGGTAGTTTAAAAGTTGCTTCATTTAAAGGGTTTCAGCCTCATCTGCCTAAAATGTTGCACATAAAAAACTACATGTAGCAGCAATACAGTAATTATAACACACCGGtccaaatgttgaaaaatagtTCCGCACATCATCTTCAGTTGTTCCAATACCAATTCCTCCTACAAAGATTTTAAGCTCTGGAGCAATCTTCATTGGCCCTTTaaactaaagtaaaaaataaaggtGATGAACAGAGACAACTTTATTTCAATGGATtgaaattaagattaaaaaaaaaaaaaatttccttgtCAATTGGTTTTGTTGCAAAGGATTAAAGCAAAAAATGTGTAAATTATCTtattaaataaagtttaatcATTAATAACTTGTTGTACAAATAATAATTATGTTCTACATAcaataaatttttagatttataaATGTGAGATTATTTTAAGTGCATAATTTAAAACAActtaattacaattttttttgtaaataaaaatctgAGAATTAACTCTGGTGCAATTCTGTTGTTGACAAGATTCTGTTTACAAGACTTGAAGAGATCTAACTGAAAAGAATAAAAGTAAAACTAGCCTATATTCGTAATGTCATTTAGTGGACATGAGTGATCAGGATTTCAAATTGTGTCAAAAAAGTTCAGAGAAGCatacatttaaaatatttttgtttatgatGGATTTTCAAAGCCAATAAGAGCAAAGGGGGCAAGGACCAATGGCTTTTGGCAAAACGACGGTATCGCGGAAGATTATATTTTTTCGATGGTCCCTAACTTGTAAGGGTTAATAAGGGTTAATAATGACTTAACAACAAATTACTTCTAATTCAAAACACATGGATAACGTTACCTGCTGATTTCCTGACACTGGAACTTGACTTGTTTTTTCCGCGTCGtactgaaaaaaagaaagaaaactttaGCTTGGCATTTTCTATGGCTTAAAGATATACAGAAAATCTATTTCAAGAGGGAAAATTTCTTAATGCACACAGTATTTACATAAACAAATTACATGCtcatttgtaaattttttacataaatgTGGGAAAAGAACATAAGTTGCATTTATAGGTGACTTACAAGAGCTTGTAGTCTGTTTTGCTGAGCTGGTCCTTGTGGTACAGCAGGTTTTGGATCAAcctttaattttacaaaaaaaaagaaagaaaaaagttacACAATTTATTTTGAGAAGGAATATAATACTTTCTCTTTAAATCATACATAGCAATTGAAACCTTGAGGGGAGTGAACAGAAAATTCTAGGACGTTTCAGGACTCTTTCTTACCAAATTAACTGATCATTCCAAGTTGAATTTGGGATTTTCAAggataatgttaaaaataaaggtaTAAATATATCAATCATAAAAAAATCGTCATTAAACAGGAGAAGAaaacaaagtattttaaaagatttttttctggACTGTTTTGAAAATGGCTGTTTTCAGAATTTTccgtaaaaatcattttttttaaattttcaaggtGCTGACcttgtacttttcattaaattaTACatccttaattttaaaaaatatgtgtgCTTTCCCAGAAATCCCATACTTCTAACCATTCTTCCTgcctaaaattaattttaatgccaccttaaaaaatgtttgtcccTTTTAGTGCCTGAGCAAAATAAAAATCAGGAATATACTTACAACTTTGCCATCTAAGGTATGAACCCCACTCTTGCAATGATCAACAACACCTTGCACACCTTCAGGTGACTTGAAAGTGACAAATGCAAATCCcctaaaacacaaaaataatccTGATACAGTTAGGCATGTAAAATCATTCATACAATAAAAAGGATAGTCTTAGAAGTGATATCATAATCATGAAGGTTGC belongs to Hydractinia symbiolongicarpus strain clone_291-10 chromosome 1, HSymV2.1, whole genome shotgun sequence and includes:
- the LOC130630866 gene encoding uncharacterized protein LOC130630866 isoform X3, whose protein sequence is MAQQVAPVPNGTIPVMSGVQPTIVYQQQPVVMAAPQQTYIPRKPFSRNPQEEQCKIFVGGVGKNTTEESLRAYFGKFGEIADSVIMKDKQTGEPRGFAFVTFKSPEGVQGVVDHCKSGVHTLDGKVVDPKPAVPQGPAQQNRLQALYDAEKTSQVPVSGNQQFKGPMKIAPELKIFVGGIGIGTTEDDVRNYFSTFGPVIGVDMPRDYNTQNPRGFAFVGFETFDSVAAVTKDRYHQINGKTVEVKGTDEQQAHLNKKRLEGYSRGNGRMNGAQVQPGTIATVSGYGTYASPQVIIPQGAAGVPQYAVQMPAAAAGGGYVFDPATNTYYQLPVMGAGGLALGGAAGVVTSMGANQYAGMTLIGGAGGQQILTSPQVQRPGIVTSDMLAANGALAIGTAYASETSTFGPTRTHLLGAGQQPIAGSADPHVVYSTATSISAGDAAISTPRGYHPYGR
- the LOC130630866 gene encoding RNA-binding protein Musashi homolog Rbp6-like isoform X2 — encoded protein: MAQQVAPVPNGTIPVMSGVQPTIVYQQQPVVMAAPQQTYIPRKPFSRNPQEEQCKIFVGGVGKNTTEESLRAYFGKFGEIADSVIMKDKQTGEPRGFAFVTFKSPEGVQGVVDHCKSGVHTLDGKVVDPKPAVPQGPAQQNRLQALYDAEKTSQVPVSGNQQFKGPMKIAPELKIFVGGIGIGTTEDDVRNYFSTFGPVVQVDMPHHHVYKCPKGFAFVGFETFDSVAAVTKDRYHQINGKTVEVKGTDEQQAHLNKKRLEGYSRGNGRMNGAQVQPGTIATVSGYGTYASPQVIIPQGAAGVPQYAVQMPAAAAGGGYVFDPATNTYYQLPVMAGAGGLALGGAAGVVTSMGANQYAGMTLIGGAGGQQILTSPQVQRPGIVTSDMLAANGALAIGTAYASETSTFGPTRTHLLGAGQQPIAGSADPHVVYSTATSISAGDAAISTPRGYHPYGR
- the LOC130630866 gene encoding uncharacterized protein LOC130630866 isoform X4; translation: MAQQVAPVPNGTIPVMSGVQPTIVYQQQPVVMAAPQQTYIPRKPFSRNPQEEQCKIFVGGVGKNTTEESLRAYFGKFGEIADSVIMKDKQTGEPRGFAFVTFKSPEGVQGVVDHCKSGVHTLDGKVVDPKPAVPQGPAQQNRLQALYDAEKTSQVPVSGNQQFKGPMKIAPELKIFVGGIGIGTTEDDVRNYFSTFGPVIGVDMPRDYNTQNPRGFAFVGFETFDSVAAVTKDRYHQINGKTVEVKGTDEQQAHLNKKRLEGYSRGNGRMNGAQVQPGTIATVSGYGTYASPQVIIPQGAAGVPQYAVQMPAAAAGGGYVFDPATNTYYQLPVMAGAGGLALGGAAGVVTSMGANQYAGMTLIGGAGGQQILTSPQVQRPAIGTAYASETSTFGPTRTHLLGAGQQPIAGSADPHVVYSTATSISAGDAAISTPRGYHPYGR
- the LOC130630866 gene encoding uncharacterized protein LOC130630866 isoform X1 translates to MAQQVAPVPNGTIPVMSGVQPTIVYQQQPVVMAAPQQTYIPRKPFSRNPQEEQCKIFVGGVGKNTTEESLRAYFGKFGEIADSVIMKDKQTGEPRGFAFVTFKSPEGVQGVVDHCKSGVHTLDGKVVDPKPAVPQGPAQQNRLQALYDAEKTSQVPVSGNQQFKGPMKIAPELKIFVGGIGIGTTEDDVRNYFSTFGPVIGVDMPRDYNTQNPRGFAFVGFETFDSVAAVTKDRYHQINGKTVEVKGTDEQQAHLNKKRLEGYSRGNGRMNGAQVQPGTIATVSGYGTYASPQVIIPQGAAGVPQYAVQMPAAAAGGGYVFDPATNTYYQLPVMAGAGGLALGGAAGVVTSMGANQYAGMTLIGGAGGQQILTSPQVQRPGIVTSDMLAANGALAIGTAYASETSTFGPTRTHLLGAGQQPIAGSADPHVVYSTATSISAGDAAISTPRGYHPYGR